From a single Methylacidiphilum kamchatkense Kam1 genomic region:
- the rnc gene encoding ribonuclease III, which yields MYLAELEDRLGHTFRNNQLLEEALTHPSYFVESMKTTGKDFQRLEFLGDAVLGLAITEKLFEIFPSFDEGKLTKLRAKLVSRKVLSLLASSLGIGKYLRLGKGEEKNQGRTKPSNLANALESVIGALYLDGGWEKAKSFVFQLFSPLFVELHKDPSAFLEYENSKGLLQEFLQKKGMELPVYRIVLESGEAHNKWYEVEVLWKNQVLGKGSGKSKKEAELRAAKEAFEKLISQTPTDLIQES from the coding sequence ATGTATCTTGCAGAATTAGAAGACAGACTCGGTCATACATTTAGAAATAATCAATTACTGGAAGAAGCTTTAACGCATCCTTCCTACTTTGTTGAATCGATGAAAACAACGGGCAAAGATTTCCAAAGATTAGAATTTTTAGGAGATGCTGTCTTGGGGCTTGCTATCACAGAAAAGCTGTTTGAAATTTTTCCCTCTTTTGATGAAGGAAAACTGACTAAACTCAGGGCAAAATTGGTCAGCCGAAAAGTTCTTTCTCTATTGGCCTCTTCTTTAGGAATCGGTAAATATTTAAGGTTGGGAAAAGGGGAAGAAAAAAATCAAGGGAGAACCAAACCTTCGAATCTGGCTAATGCCCTAGAGTCAGTTATAGGAGCATTGTATCTAGATGGAGGGTGGGAAAAGGCAAAGTCCTTTGTCTTCCAACTGTTCTCGCCATTATTTGTAGAATTACACAAAGACCCCTCTGCTTTTTTAGAATATGAAAATTCAAAAGGCTTGTTACAGGAATTTTTACAAAAAAAAGGAATGGAACTGCCCGTCTACCGAATTGTTTTGGAAAGCGGAGAAGCACACAACAAATGGTATGAAGTGGAGGTGCTTTGGAAAAATCAAGTTTTAGGTAAAGGATCGGGGAAAAGCAAGAAAGAAGCTGAACTTCGAGCTGCTAAGGAAGCTTTTGAGAAGTTAATTTCTCAAACACCAACCGATTTGATTCAAGAGTCCTGA
- a CDS encoding tyrosine recombinase has product MKQSTAIDRWNENIEKVLAYFAIEKSHSVNTQLLYRQVLEKFALWAASQQLTLQKIQSCHVEQFLREESKKGLAHSSIKIIIIALRHFFQFFKDRNEIKENPLYKKELPSIQSRLPQFLTKKEIEKILNLEFPNNPLGWRDKAILELLYSSGLRVSELISLKLEAYNPERSQIRVCGKGNKERAIPVGKCAKEALDKYILKGRNFFVKKKSEGEIFLSRLGKPLTRSRIRQLVIQYATQAGVDKRVYPHLFRHTFASHLLENGANLRIIQELLGHANIATTQIYTHVNLKHLKEIHHRCHPRANENI; this is encoded by the coding sequence GTGAAACAAAGTACAGCTATTGATAGGTGGAATGAAAATATAGAAAAAGTACTTGCCTATTTTGCTATAGAAAAAAGCCACTCGGTCAATACACAACTACTTTACCGACAAGTTTTAGAAAAATTCGCCCTTTGGGCTGCTTCTCAACAACTTACCCTTCAAAAAATCCAAAGCTGTCATGTGGAACAGTTTTTGAGAGAAGAGAGTAAGAAGGGACTAGCTCATAGTTCCATAAAAATTATAATTATTGCCCTTCGTCATTTTTTTCAATTTTTCAAAGACCGAAATGAGATTAAGGAAAATCCATTATACAAAAAAGAACTTCCTTCCATCCAATCTCGATTGCCACAGTTTTTAACAAAGAAAGAAATTGAAAAAATTCTTAATTTAGAATTCCCTAACAATCCCTTAGGATGGAGAGATAAAGCCATTTTAGAGCTACTTTACAGTTCCGGTCTTAGAGTCTCTGAACTCATTAGCTTGAAGTTAGAAGCTTACAACCCAGAACGTTCTCAAATAAGGGTTTGTGGAAAAGGGAACAAAGAAAGAGCCATCCCTGTAGGAAAATGTGCAAAAGAAGCTCTTGATAAATATATTTTAAAAGGAAGAAATTTTTTTGTGAAAAAGAAGTCTGAGGGAGAAATTTTCCTAAGTCGCCTTGGCAAACCCTTAACTCGATCCAGAATTCGGCAGTTGGTGATCCAGTATGCTACTCAGGCTGGTGTTGATAAAAGGGTTTATCCTCATCTTTTTCGACACACTTTTGCAAGCCATCTTTTAGAAAACGGAGCCAATCTAAGGATTATCCAAGAACTCCTTGGTCATGCCAACATAGCAACCACACAAATTTATACCCATGTGAATTTAAAACATCTTAAAGAGATTCATCACCGTTGTCATCCCAGAGCTAATGAAAATATATAA
- the rdgB gene encoding RdgB/HAM1 family non-canonical purine NTP pyrophosphatase yields MHKLLLASSNINKWKEFSRLLYPNVVVLLSEELRRYLPQESFTSYLENARLKAMALSAVYSDLVVSDDSGLEVTSLKGEPGVHSSRYAGEKANSKANIVKLLRNLQNAKSLDRSARFVCSLVLVKQKKILFETTAFCYGIIATEPKGHRGFGYDPIFIPQGYSLTMAELTEQQKDMISHRGKACQQLKAFLEEKKWQ; encoded by the coding sequence ATGCATAAACTCCTATTGGCCTCTTCGAACATAAACAAATGGAAGGAATTTTCTCGTCTTCTCTACCCAAATGTTGTTGTCCTTCTATCTGAAGAGCTCAGACGATATTTGCCTCAAGAATCTTTTACAAGCTACTTAGAAAACGCCCGACTTAAAGCCATGGCTTTGTCAGCCGTATATAGTGATCTGGTTGTTTCCGATGATTCAGGTTTGGAAGTTACCTCTCTCAAGGGCGAACCAGGGGTTCACTCAAGCCGATATGCGGGGGAAAAGGCTAATAGCAAAGCAAACATTGTAAAACTACTTCGTAATCTCCAGAATGCAAAATCGTTAGATAGATCCGCAAGATTTGTTTGCTCGTTGGTCTTGGTCAAACAAAAAAAAATTCTTTTTGAAACGACTGCTTTTTGTTATGGCATAATAGCAACTGAACCAAAAGGGCATAGAGGATTTGGATATGATCCTATTTTTATTCCTCAAGGATATTCGTTAACAATGGCTGAGCTGACTGAACAACAAAAGGATATGATCAGTCATCGTGGAAAAGCTTGTCAACAATTAAAGGCTTTTCTTGAAGAAAAAAAGTGGCAATGA
- a CDS encoding sugar phosphate nucleotidyltransferase — translation MKAIILAAGKGTRMGSLTHDLPKPMLMVKGKPILEWIILGLHQEAKVEHFCIVVGYKAEKIQEYFKEGQFLGIKIDYRFQKKQDGTGKAPLVAKDLISNEPFFLSYGDILLGDRREYGRMVRAYKGDGLVGLTDGNDLSKGGAVFISSDGQIIDIIEKPQDPALSKGAFYNAGIYLISPKIFDFMENLSLSPRGEYELTDALRMFSQHGKLYGFLIAGSCVDVRDPQTLGSLNS, via the coding sequence ATGAAAGCGATTATTCTGGCTGCCGGTAAAGGAACTCGAATGGGATCGTTAACCCATGACTTGCCTAAACCGATGCTTATGGTTAAAGGGAAGCCCATACTAGAATGGATTATTCTGGGACTGCATCAGGAAGCAAAGGTCGAACATTTTTGTATAGTCGTTGGATACAAAGCTGAGAAAATTCAAGAATATTTTAAAGAGGGTCAATTTTTGGGCATAAAGATTGATTACCGATTTCAAAAAAAACAAGATGGAACCGGAAAAGCCCCACTGGTTGCTAAGGATTTGATCTCAAATGAACCTTTCTTTTTGTCCTATGGAGATATTCTCTTAGGCGACCGTAGAGAATATGGTCGGATGGTTCGCGCATATAAAGGCGATGGGCTTGTGGGATTGACTGATGGAAACGACCTATCCAAGGGAGGGGCTGTTTTTATAAGTTCTGATGGTCAAATTATTGATATTATAGAAAAACCTCAAGACCCTGCCCTTTCTAAAGGAGCCTTTTACAACGCAGGCATCTATTTAATAAGCCCAAAGATTTTCGACTTTATGGAAAACCTTAGTCTATCCCCTCGCGGAGAATATGAGCTGACAGATGCTTTAAGAATGTTTTCTCAACATGGCAAACTCTATGGCTTTTTAATAGCTGGTAGTTGCGTAGACGTAAGGGATCCACAAACCCTAGGTTCATTAAACTCTTAG